Proteins from one Pelorhabdus rhamnosifermentans genomic window:
- a CDS encoding PTS transporter subunit EIIC, whose amino-acid sequence MAKEKEMAQQIMNAVGGIENIASATHCMTRLRLTLVNLEKVDRIKLKEIPGVLGVLEQTGQLQIILGPGIVNKVAAEFSNLTNRTMGEVTDMKAARDDKNRTPFKLFLQKLSSVFVPLIPAIVGSGMVAGLTNIAIRFGTDPQGTFIAILNVIGWGIFSYLGVFVGINTAKEFGGTPAMGGLAGVLIINPGIASIKINGLALVPGRGGIIGVLLVAWLMSMLEKRLRKFVPNAIDIIVTPTLALLITGFATYYILQPLGGYLSDGIVGFFKIMISTGGAFAGFVLAGTFLPIVMTGLHQGLTPIHMEFLNTLKENPLLPILAMAGGGQVGASVAVYFKTKNKQLKEVVKGALPVGFLGIGEPLIFGVTLPLGRPFITACIGAGFGGAFQALMQVKSIALGISGLPLAFLIKPGGIMYYLIGIFIAYVAGFVITWFVGFDDPKDENWQTGRGDS is encoded by the coding sequence ATGGCAAAAGAGAAAGAAATGGCTCAACAAATTATGAATGCCGTTGGCGGAATAGAGAATATTGCCAGTGCAACGCACTGTATGACTAGGCTAAGACTGACACTAGTTAACTTGGAAAAAGTCGATAGGATTAAGCTTAAAGAAATTCCAGGCGTTTTGGGCGTATTGGAACAGACAGGACAACTTCAAATTATTCTCGGGCCGGGTATAGTAAATAAGGTAGCTGCAGAGTTTAGCAATTTGACCAATCGGACAATGGGAGAAGTTACTGATATGAAAGCTGCACGCGATGATAAAAACCGTACTCCTTTCAAATTGTTTTTACAGAAATTATCTAGCGTTTTTGTGCCGTTGATACCAGCCATTGTTGGCTCCGGTATGGTTGCCGGTCTAACGAATATTGCCATTCGGTTTGGCACCGATCCACAGGGTACTTTTATTGCCATATTAAATGTAATCGGCTGGGGCATCTTCTCCTATTTAGGGGTTTTCGTTGGAATCAATACTGCCAAAGAATTCGGCGGGACGCCTGCTATGGGTGGCTTAGCTGGTGTTTTGATTATCAACCCAGGCATTGCTTCTATAAAAATCAATGGACTGGCGTTAGTCCCCGGACGTGGTGGTATTATTGGAGTACTGTTGGTAGCTTGGCTTATGAGCATGCTGGAAAAGCGTTTGCGCAAATTTGTTCCAAATGCTATCGACATCATCGTAACTCCAACATTAGCTTTGCTTATTACAGGATTCGCTACATATTATATATTGCAGCCACTAGGCGGATATTTATCAGACGGCATTGTGGGATTCTTTAAAATCATGATAAGTACCGGGGGTGCTTTCGCTGGCTTTGTTTTGGCCGGAACTTTTTTGCCGATAGTTATGACCGGACTGCATCAAGGGTTGACACCGATTCACATGGAATTTTTAAATACATTGAAGGAGAATCCGCTTTTACCGATATTGGCCATGGCTGGTGGTGGTCAAGTTGGGGCTTCTGTCGCTGTTTATTTTAAAACAAAAAATAAACAGCTCAAGGAAGTAGTGAAAGGAGCACTGCCGGTAGGCTTTCTTGGTATCGGGGAACCACTCATTTTCGGTGTTACTTTGCCTTTGGGACGTCCTTTCATTACGGCCTGCATTGGAGCTGGATTTGGTGGTGCCTTCCAGGCGCTTATGCAGGTTAAGTCCATTGCATTAGGTATCTCCGGGCTGCCATTAGCGTTTCTGATTAAGCCCGGTGGCATTATGTATTATTTAATCGGTATTTTCATTGCTTATGTTGCGGGCTTTGTGATTACTTGGTTTGTTGGTTTTGATGATCCTAAGGATGAAAATTGGCAAACAGGGAGAGGTGATTCATGA
- a CDS encoding LexA family protein, translating to MMNNDGAISFKALVTIQCTIFTTPPGKVVAIFIRKIEIRVTTDWLLKGTGPDPENKNVIPVFDIIPANIDTLNHDLTASFMDSPPEIEADFACQINQDNMKLIGIDKGDLAFFRKTETPQPGQIIATHKINEAGVLTLHFLAKKNSQAILRSANLNHEDIPLTGEDVLDGVLIALLKNLFLLSTIMKNSPMSSCLLIKIAFLHPSSNSFLNSKLKCPRPSRNE from the coding sequence ATGATGAACAACGATGGCGCGATATCCTTTAAAGCCCTGGTTACCATCCAGTGTACCATATTCACTACTCCACCAGGTAAGGTGGTCGCCATTTTCATTAGGAAGATTGAGATTCGCGTAACAACCGACTGGCTGCTAAAAGGAACCGGCCCTGACCCGGAGAACAAGAACGTGATTCCCGTGTTCGATATCATCCCCGCCAACATTGACACTTTGAATCATGATCTTACCGCGTCCTTTATGGATTCTCCACCAGAAATTGAGGCAGACTTTGCTTGTCAAATTAATCAGGACAATATGAAGCTGATTGGCATCGACAAAGGAGATCTGGCGTTCTTTCGCAAAACCGAAACTCCCCAGCCCGGTCAGATCATTGCCACACATAAAATCAACGAAGCCGGAGTGCTGACGCTTCATTTTTTAGCCAAAAAAAATAGCCAAGCGATACTTCGCTCAGCTAATCTGAATCATGAAGATATTCCATTGACCGGAGAGGATGTCCTTGACGGCGTCTTAATTGCCTTACTAAAAAATCTGTTCCTTCTCTCGACGATTATGAAAAATAGTCCGATGTCATCCTGCTTGCTAATCAAAATAGCATTTCTCCATCCTTCGTCAAACAGTTTCTTGAACAGCAAATTAAAATGTCCAAGGCCCTCAAGAAATGAATAA